The following proteins are co-located in the Vidua macroura isolate BioBank_ID:100142 chromosome 1, ASM2450914v1, whole genome shotgun sequence genome:
- the LOC128814519 gene encoding heterochromatin-associated protein MENT-like, which produces MESLSVSTNSFTLDLYKKLNETSKGQNIFFSPWSIATALAMVHLGAKGDTASQMAEVLHFNQTAREEGSSETTRPSPARPKKRKMDPEHEGAENIHSGFKKLLCDINKRRSTYLLKSANRLYEEKTYPLLPKFLQLITSYYNAKPQAVNFKRAAEQVRAQINSWVENKTERKIQSLLPAGSLNSRTVLVLVNAIYFKGKWEKKFLEKNTSEMPFRISKTKTTPVHMMFLKDKFFILHETTMKFRIIELPYVENELSMFVLLPDDIGDNTTGLELVERELTYEKLSEWTKSDNMMKAEVDLYLPKLKLEENYDLKSPLSSMGIQNAFDPSQADFTGMSVKKDLFISQVIHKAFVEVNEEGTEAAAATGVLMMRSRVPTMTFKADHPFIFFIRHNKSQTILFFGRFCSP; this is translated from the exons ATGGAATCTCTCTCAGTGTCAACCAACAGCTTCACTCTGGACCTTTACAAAAAGCTGAATGAAACTTCCAAAGgccaaaacattttcttttctccttggaGTATTGCAACTGCTCTTGCCATGGTCCACCTGGGTGCAAAAGGTGACACTGCAAGCCAAATGGCTGAG GTTCTTCATTTTAACCAGACTGCAAGAGAAGAAGGTTCATCTGAGACAACAAGGCCTTCTCCAGCAAgaccaaagaaaagaaagatg GATCCTGAGCATGAGGGAGCAGAAAACATCCACTCTGGCTTCAAAAAGCTCCTATGTGACATCAACAAACGCAGAAGCACTTACTTGCTGAAGAGTGCCAACCGACTGTATGAGGAAAAGACCTACCCATTACTGCCT AAGTTCTTGCAACTCATTACAAGCTATTACAATGCAAAGCCACAAGCTGTAAACTTTAAGAGAGCTGCAGAACAAGTCAGAGCACAGATCAATTCATGggtagaaaataaaactgaga GGAAAATACAGagtctgctgcctgcaggatcTCTCAATTCTCGCACTGTGTTGGTCCTAGTAAATGCcatttatttcaaaggaaagtGGGAGAAGaaatttctggagaaaaataCTTCTGAGATGCCCTTCAGAATAAGCAAG ACCAAGACTACACCAGTACACATGATGTTTTTGAAAGATAAATTTTTTATACTTCATGAAACCACCATGAAATTCAGAATCATTGAGCTGCCATATGTGGAAAATGAACTCAGCATGTTCGTTCTCCTTCCCGATGACATCGGTGATAACACTACTGGCCTGGAGCTG GTGGAAAGAGAGCTGACATATGAGAAACTGTCTGAATGGACCAAATCAGACAATATGATGAAAGCTGAAGTGGATCTATACCTGCCCAAGTTGAAGCTGGAAGAAAATTATGACCTTAAATCCCCTCTGAGCAGCATGGGGATACAAAATGCTTTTGATCCAAGTCAGGCTGATTTCACAGGGATGTCAGTGAAGAAGGATCTTTTCATCTCACAAGTTATTCACAAAGCTTTTGTGGAGGTCAATGAAGAAGGTAcggaggcagcagctgccacaggtGTCTTGATGATGAGATCGAGAGTCCCAACAATGACTTTCAAAGCTGACCACCCTTTTATCTTCTTTATCAGACACAACAAATCACAAACCATCCTCTTCTTTGGCAGATTTTGCTCACCCTAG